GAACTTAAGGACACAATATcatgaagtttaagaaaaagaatatatatcTGTCCACTTTTTAAGCTATTggtaaatataaataatttgcaAACACTGGCTGGAATTTAAACAGTAGTCCTAAAAGTGACTACCTGGTGCCACTTCCATATAGTTGCTGCATTGACCGTTTGCGGAAAAAAAAGAAACCCATTTAACATAGCTGTTATTGCTTGATACATTTCAATGTGTTACAGAGACAGGAAAGGCTGTAATTAAAGTTAATGAAAGATTGTTTTTGGACTGTTGATATCATCCTTATAGCTATTTGAAAACAAATCCTTGCATAGCTCACCATAGAATCTGCACACTAAGTCAATAAAAACAGggctttttaaatttttccaacAGTATAACAATTCTTCTACACCCATCAAATCTCTCATTTTCCCCTCTTCAACAATCATTTCTGCTAGATAATTCTCGAAGCTTCTGCATGCATCTTCCACATCATCCTGAAATATTACTACTTCTTTTTTAGTAGCTCCACTCAATCTTGCATAAGCTGGAGTAATTGGTGAAGGAACTGGTGCTTTAATATGCCCTGCATTGCAAAATatcaaacattttttttttttgtaatttgttCAATGTGCTCAAGTTTAAACGGATTGAGTTATGACTTATTTGTTAATTTGACTCTTCAGGTTGAACCgtaataattcatcaaaattattgGGTCTAAatgactcaaaatagtgtgatTCGACAGGTCAAAATTAATGCAAT
This Solanum dulcamara chromosome 8, daSolDulc1.2, whole genome shotgun sequence DNA region includes the following protein-coding sequences:
- the LOC129900209 gene encoding transcription repressor OFP17-like translates to MKMNTSCCLKFNNPCKKIVKLFKFKLRKPLFIRRLRLFRPSIGCESNRSTRRKQASQVLSVFRSIRRSKPREEDQIMELKSFSDAGHIKAPVPSPITPAYARLSGATKKEVVIFQDDVEDACRSFENYLAEMIVEEGKMRDLMGVEELLYCWKNLKSPVFIDLVCRFYGELCKDLFSNSYKDDINSPKTIFH